From a region of the bacterium genome:
- a CDS encoding PAS domain-containing sensor histidine kinase → MTAVTRLEVLARRLQERGLPVADRRFWLVQALVVGIAVADILVDAAPHAAEQSILYMLPELSFLVPVGYAALSFGLRGAVCTALWATTLTFFHVLGMHHMTQLDIALVDLVVLNATAVFVGQRVDREASAAAAAERARVALQASERRYRTLFDSSGEAVLVLDRSGVIQQANAAAGELLGRPRLALAGETLRDLLGRDSTTHIQGGPPVPSEGELVLTRPGGAVAYLEPIPTVLTSEHGPTLVQLVLRDVTHQRRRREELRSYAGHTLRAQEDERRRIAQELHDDVLQSLILLVRHLDAIEESFGASPAVALTRLQATRGVAEDLVRSVRGFAYQLRPPTLEALGLVASLRQGLDEMASRADLESEFIVEGPPRRLADEVELGLFRIAQEALRNVERHAAATAVVVTVRFAENGVMLQVEDNGAGFDAEEEQPRLAERRHFGLLGMQERAALVGGRLSITSRPGGGTTVITTVPGATRTSPA, encoded by the coding sequence GTGACGGCCGTCACGCGTCTTGAGGTGCTCGCGCGGCGACTTCAGGAACGCGGCCTCCCCGTCGCCGACCGGCGCTTCTGGCTGGTGCAGGCGCTCGTCGTCGGGATTGCAGTGGCGGACATCCTGGTCGACGCGGCGCCTCACGCAGCTGAGCAATCGATCTTGTACATGCTCCCAGAACTCTCGTTTTTGGTCCCGGTAGGGTACGCTGCGTTGAGCTTCGGGCTCCGGGGTGCCGTGTGTACGGCGTTGTGGGCGACCACCCTCACCTTCTTCCACGTCCTCGGCATGCACCACATGACGCAACTGGACATCGCGCTCGTGGATCTGGTCGTCCTCAACGCGACCGCCGTGTTCGTCGGGCAACGGGTGGACCGCGAGGCCTCCGCCGCCGCGGCGGCCGAGCGAGCCCGGGTAGCCCTTCAGGCCTCGGAGCGTCGCTACCGCACCCTGTTCGATTCATCGGGAGAGGCCGTGCTCGTGCTGGATCGATCCGGGGTCATCCAACAGGCCAATGCTGCCGCGGGCGAGTTGCTGGGCCGTCCACGGTTGGCGCTTGCGGGCGAGACGCTTCGCGATCTCCTGGGGCGCGACAGCACCACGCACATTCAGGGGGGGCCCCCAGTTCCGAGTGAGGGAGAGCTTGTGCTCACTCGCCCCGGGGGCGCGGTCGCCTACCTGGAGCCGATTCCCACGGTCCTCACATCTGAGCACGGCCCTACGTTGGTGCAGCTCGTCCTGCGGGACGTCACGCACCAGCGCCGGCGCCGCGAGGAGCTACGCAGCTACGCAGGCCACACGTTGCGGGCGCAGGAGGACGAGCGGCGCCGGATCGCGCAGGAACTCCACGACGACGTCCTGCAAAGCCTGATCCTTCTCGTCCGTCACCTGGATGCCATAGAGGAGAGCTTCGGTGCGTCGCCGGCAGTGGCCCTGACGCGGCTCCAGGCCACTCGGGGCGTTGCTGAGGACTTGGTTCGATCCGTGCGGGGCTTCGCCTATCAGCTCCGGCCCCCTACCCTGGAGGCCCTGGGACTGGTAGCATCCCTCCGGCAGGGGCTGGACGAGATGGCGAGTCGGGCGGACCTCGAAAGCGAGTTCATTGTGGAGGGCCCGCCGCGGCGCCTGGCAGATGAAGTCGAGCTTGGGCTGTTCCGCATCGCGCAGGAAGCGCTGCGGAACGTCGAGCGACACGCTGCGGCGACGGCCGTGGTCGTGACCGTTCGATTTGCCGAGAACGGCGTGATGCTCCAGGTCGAGGACAACGGCGCGGGGTTTGATGCCGAGGAGGAGCAGCCCCGGCTCGCGGAGCGGCGGCACTTCGGTCTGCTCGGCATGCAGGAACGGGCCGCGCTGGTGGGCGGAAGGCTGAGCATCACATCGCGGCCGGGAGGAGGCACGACAGTCATTACCACGGTGCCTGGTGCGACCAGGACGTCACCCGCCTAA
- a CDS encoding response regulator transcription factor has product MIRIVLADDHALLREGTRHMLAQHHDLRVVGEAASGDEALALITRHHPDVAILDMRMPGLAATEVIGRAAELAPSTRCVILSAYDNEAFVLGALEAGAAGYLPKTVKAAELAAAVRAVYRGETVLHPDLAHRVARLWARGSARKDPNALTPQEMHVLRLAARGLRNKGIAQTLGVSVRTVEGHFSAILAKLALPSRTAAVVYGAAHGWFTLEGMGDTPE; this is encoded by the coding sequence ATGATCCGCATTGTTCTCGCCGACGACCACGCGTTACTTCGCGAGGGCACGCGCCATATGCTCGCGCAACATCACGACCTTCGCGTGGTGGGCGAGGCCGCCAGTGGAGACGAAGCGCTCGCATTGATCACGCGCCATCACCCGGACGTGGCGATCCTCGACATGCGGATGCCCGGTCTCGCCGCCACCGAGGTCATAGGCAGAGCCGCAGAGCTCGCGCCATCCACCCGATGCGTGATCCTGTCGGCCTACGACAACGAGGCGTTCGTCCTCGGCGCCTTGGAGGCCGGCGCCGCCGGGTACCTGCCCAAGACTGTCAAGGCGGCCGAGCTCGCTGCGGCCGTCCGCGCCGTGTACCGGGGCGAGACGGTCCTCCACCCTGATCTCGCCCACAGGGTGGCGCGGTTGTGGGCGCGTGGGAGCGCGCGGAAGGACCCGAACGCGCTCACGCCCCAGGAGATGCATGTGCTGCGCCTCGCGGCCCGTGGGTTACGTAACAAGGGCATCGCGCAAACTCTCGGGGTCAGCGTGCGCACGGTGGAGGGTCACTTCAGTGCCATCCTGGCCAAACTCGCCTTGCCGTCCCGCACGGCCGCGGTCGTGTATGGCGCGGCCCACGGGTGGTTCACCCTCGAAGGAATGGGAGACACGCCGGAGTGA
- a CDS encoding DUF3795 domain-containing protein — translation MATTTQQDRPVLKALPKDFAGRCGLYWQGNAAYEMWNATCATQEQVGVGNLCPVYACTRERGVAHCGVCPEFPCVLLVNLAAQSGPGDERINSAALRAAVGDDQWAAWARERQIWHHAFCPLLQRGHHG, via the coding sequence GTGGCGACCACGACTCAGCAAGATCGGCCAGTGTTGAAAGCTCTTCCGAAAGATTTTGCCGGGCGGTGTGGGCTGTACTGGCAAGGTAATGCGGCGTATGAGATGTGGAATGCGACGTGTGCCACGCAGGAGCAAGTCGGGGTGGGTAATCTGTGTCCCGTGTACGCGTGCACCCGGGAACGCGGAGTAGCTCATTGCGGCGTCTGCCCGGAGTTCCCGTGCGTACTCCTGGTGAACCTGGCGGCACAGAGCGGCCCTGGCGATGAGCGGATTAACTCGGCCGCCCTCCGAGCCGCCGTCGGGGACGACCAGTGGGCGGCGTGGGCGCGCGAGCGGCAGATCTGGCATCACGCGTTCTGTCCGCTGCTGCAGCGAGGTCACCACGGGTAG